The following coding sequences lie in one Miscanthus floridulus cultivar M001 chromosome 9, ASM1932011v1, whole genome shotgun sequence genomic window:
- the LOC136480505 gene encoding uncharacterized protein translates to MAIDLNTTPGEEGDQLFDLNTPPDEVDGGTSLGGHHLGLNLEETEKHKELHQGDVNGIDPLPGLIKAASQIDEVHEGDNDIGYHWGLDPDEIDEQELYEGNYISHDDGHPFDLNDPQEEQDNLHAGDDDIALQDAQDAMDDLIHQFGVYTDDVNIIFDEEELTNSDDEEFQETQDQAPNATKNLTDKQRQDIYEDLLQRSNNGKLKRTDTAYVAAKHNVRLCTVQHIWQRAKRCKAQGIPVDVKSPKPKNCRLKKFEVDLSRVADIPLNRRGTIRSLANALGVKKPTLHRWFKEGLLRRHSSALRPYVKEANKKDRLRFCVSMLDPSTMPNNPKFLDMENIIHTDEKWFNGTKKDKTVYMHP, encoded by the exons ATGGCCATAGACTTAAACACAACACCAGGTGAGGAAGGAGACCAGTTGTTTGATCTCAACACGCCACCTGATGAAGTGGATGGTGGGACAAGCCTAGGAGGGCATCACCTTGGTCTCAATCTTGAAGAAACTGAGAAACACAAAGAACTTCATCAAG GTGACGTTAATGGGATTGATCCTTTACCTGGCCTTATCAAAGCTGCAAGTCAGATTGATGAAGTGCATGAAGGTGACAATGATATAGGGTATCATTGGGGTCTCGATCCTGATGAAATTGATGAACAAGAACTTTATGAAG GGAACTATATCTCACATGATGATGGCCATCCATTTGATTTAAACGATCCACAAGAAGAACAAGACAACCTACATGCAG GCGATGATGACATTGCCTTACAAGATGCACAAGATGCCATGGACGATCTCATACATCAATTTGGCGTATACACAGATGATGTCAacatcatatttgatgaagaagagTTGACCAACTCAGATGACGAAGAATTTCAGGAAACACAAGATCAAGCTCCAAATGCAACAAAGAATTTGACAGACAAACAAAGGCAAGACATATATGAAGATTTGCTTCAGAGAAGCAATAATGGGAAATTAAAAAGGACAGACACAGCATATGTTGCTGCAAAGCACAATGTGCGGCTGTGTACAGTACAACATATATGGCAGAGAGCAAAAAGATGCAAGGCACAAGGCATACCAGTAGATGTCAAATCACCAAAACCTAAGAATTGTCGTCTCAAAAAATTTGAGGTGGACCTGTCAAGGGTTGCTGATATTCCCTTAAACAGAAGGGGCACCATAAGGTCATTAGCAAATGCTCTTGGTGTAAAGAAACCCACTCTACATAGGTGGTTCAAAGAAGGTTTGCTACGGCGACACTCCAGTGCACTCAGGCCCTATGTAAAAGAAGCAAACAAAAAGGATAGGTTGCGCTTTTGTGTGTCTATGCTAGATCCAAGCACTATGCCAAATAATCCCAAGTTCCTTGATATGGAAAATATTATCCATACAGATGAGAAATGGTTTAATGGGACAAAGAAGGACAAAACAGTTTACATGCATCCCTAA